From Bos javanicus breed banteng chromosome 5, ARS-OSU_banteng_1.0, whole genome shotgun sequence, the proteins below share one genomic window:
- the LOC133248631 gene encoding uncharacterized protein LOC133248631: MRCLHQHWGFRTGSGWRKTGELEGAWTQIHLYSLPSPVILPSQAGKAGRVLGPAPNLETVAVPCLPSCILFHFPRIRLPERAQSCLGGEQEANFRPGDSLPTAAAAGPRGALDTALQCTQPVACTGCPKGPWRQLFLVGIHDWPAVSQSRLQTGMRGAFGKPQGTVARVHIGQVIMSIRTKLQNKEHVIEALRRAKFKFPGHQKIHISKKWGFTKFNADEFENMVAEKRLIPDGCGVKYIPNRGPLDKWRALHS, encoded by the exons ATGCGGTGTTTGCACCAGCACTGGGGATTCCGCACTGGAAGTGGCTGGAGAAAGACTGGGGAGCTGGAAGGGGCCTGGACTCAGATCCATCTCTACTCCCTTCCCAGCCCTGTGATCCTGCCTTCCCAGGCAGGCAAGGCTGGGAGGGTGCTGGGTCCTGCTCCCAATCTGGAGACAGTGGCcgtcccctgcctcccctcctgcATTCTCTTCCACTTCCCCAG GATCCGCCTGCCAGAGCGAGCTCAGAGctgcctgggtggagagcaggaggctAATTTTAGACCTGGAGACTCCCTGCCAACAGCTGCGGCCGCCGGCCCGCGGGGAGCCCTGGACACGGCCCTCCAG TGTACGCAACCTGTTGCCTGTACAGGTTGCCCTAAGGGACCTTGGAGACAACTCTTCCTAGTGGGCATTCATGACTGGCCTGCTGTTTCCCAATCTAGACTCCAGACAGGTATGCGCGGTGCCTTTGGAAAGCCCCAGGGCACAGTGGCCAGGGTCCACATTGGCCAGGTCATAATGTCCATCCGCACCAAGCTGCAGAACAAGGAACATGTGATTGAAGCCCTCCGCCGGGCCAAGTTCAAGTTCCCTGGCCACCAGAAGATCCACATCTCTAAGAAGTGGGGATTTACCAAGTTCAATGCGGATGAATTTGAGAACATGGTGGCAGAAAAGCGACTCATCCCAGATGGCTGTGGGGTCAAATACATCCCTAATCGTGGTCCCCTGGACAAATGGCGGGCCCTGCACTCATGA